The sequence below is a genomic window from Lolium perenne isolate Kyuss_39 chromosome 7, Kyuss_2.0, whole genome shotgun sequence.
GTCCCTGCCGCGGCCGCCATATCCCTTCTCTGCTCCGCCTCAGCCTGACTCGACATGCCCACCGACTGACCCCCTAACCATGCCCCATTCCTCATATCCCCTTCTCCATACAACCACGTCCATGTAGCCCAAGGCCGGCTCCCTTCAACGTGGCGCCGCTCCATGGGGGGATCACGCAACATCGACGCGTCGAGCCTCGCGCGCCCCGGGAGGGCGTCTTGGAGACCGGTCGCATCCCTGCGGCTTCGGCCGTCGCATCATCACTAGGTCCTCCTGCAGGTGCTCCTCTCTTGGTGCTCCCTTATCTACTTCGTGTATAGCTGTGGTGTGACGGTCTGAGCATGAAATTGTTGTGGGATGTGTAGATTTTAGTGGAAATAGAGGCGCTCTACGAATTCCCCAAGAACAATAGGTTGAAGCTTGCTGACAAATCATCCATAATGCGGTCGTGCCGCTGGTCGACAAGGTGTTCAAAACACTCTGAACTCTGCATATGCTTTCATGTTTATGAAGGGCATCACTTAagttggcgacatttgttgttcaaGTGATCGTTATGCATGTATTACTACATCTGATATGCTAACATTCTTTTCTCTGATAATCAGTGCAATTGAACTTGTTATGAACCTTGGGAACGATCACGTGCTGACTCAGTACTACACTTAGAAGACAAGCACAAATTGAATCATTTTCTCCTGGCCTACTTATATCCCTGTTGAAGCCCAGAAGATAGTGAGGTTTTTGCTGATCCCATGAACCAGCACATGATGGAAAATTTGAAAAGGTGGAAGAATTATGAGTTCAGGACAACTCTGGAGCTTGCAGCTGTAGAAAGCATAGGGATCACTTTGAGGGACATAAAGCTACATGGGGATTTGGTAAATCCCTTCTTATGTTACTCCCGCAAAATTATATTATCCTACTTAAAAATATTTTGCAGTTATATTTAGCACACAAAGCTTTATTTTGCAAACATTCTGGGTGAATATGCAATTTTAAGTAATGATCTGGAAGTAAAACATTGCCTATTTATACCCCAGTATGACATGATGTGCTCGAGGAAGAGGTGCTGCTTATTTGTTCTATGACTTTTGTTTATGTCTCCATATGCGAGCATGACAAGGTAGTCTGTGCACTGGATTTGTATCCTTGTATCCTGTTAGTGGTAGGAAAATTTTGTACATTGGCATGTTTAGCACAAGATGGAAATGAGAAACTTATATTGTCCATTAACCTATGAAACAAGTGATGATGATTGTTTCATTTTTCCTCAATCATTTGCAGGTTAATTGCTACGTTGTGGGTGAATCTGAAGCTAACTATGTTGATAGTTCAGAATAAGATTGGCTGGGCAGAATATTATTGTTGATTTATACCTCAATTATGTGTCCCTTTGTGCagctttttttattttatttgtccACAATCAATAGCTCATTTCCACTACTTAAAAGATATATATTGGTAATGAGACCATTgtactattatattggagttggtcgtaggtcgtacaacgcgtttggtgaaggagattcGGATCATCCTAACCGTTCCATCTAATCTAAATTCTCTGCTTCGTCCGATCTAATTCGGAAATCATCTGATCTAATTAGGAAATCATCTCACGGGCGTGATATCATCCGATCTAATTAGGAATACCACATGGACATTAAAATTATTTCTATAAGTCTTTAAAAGCTTGCCAAAATTATCATAAAGTATTCCCAAAATGGTTGACCTATCCCTTCCATTGTTTGTCTTAATAATCACGCTATCAATCAAATTGGTACTTAACAAAAATAGCTTCCTCCCGGTCAGCAAGAACCTCCAACAAATCATCGTGATTGGCCTCGTCTCAACATCCTCGTCCTTTTTTCTTTTCTCGTGTCCTCCCCGTCCCTCGTCGACGTCGGAGAGTGTCGAGCCATCGCCTGGCGGTGAGCGGACGAAAAGTTCTCTGCTCCGCCTGCAACACCTGATTTCAGCACCAGTAATTTAGTCCTCGCACCCTCCTCGCGCGCCGCACGACCTGAACCATGTCCACGCCATCCATGATTGTCCCTGCCGCGGCCGCCATATCCCTTCTCTGCTCCGCCTCAGCCTGACTCGACATGCCCACCGACTGACCCCCTAACCATGCCCCATTCCTCATATCCCCTTCTCCATACAACCACGTCCATGTAGCCCAAGGCCGGCTCCCTTCAACGTGGCGCCGCTCCATGGGGGGATCACGCAACATCGACGCGTCGAGCCTCGCGCGCCCCGGGAGGGCGTCTTGGAGACCGGTCGCATCCCTGCGGCTTCGGCCGTCGCATCATCACTAGGTCCTCCTGCAGGTGCTCCTCTCTTGGTGCTCCCTTATCTACTTCGTGTATAGCTGTGGTGTGACGGTCTGAGCATGAAATTGTTGTGGGATGTGTAGATTTTAGTGGAAATAGAGGCGCTCTACGAATTCCCCAAGAACAATAGGTTGAAGCTTGCTGACAAATCATCCATAATGCGGTCGTGCCGCTGGTCGACAAGGTGTTCAAAACACTCTGAACTCTGCATATGCTTTCATGTTTATGAAGGGCATCACTTAAGTTGGCGACGTTTGTTGTTCAAGTGATCGTTATGCATGTATTACTACATCTGATATGCTAACATTCTTTTCTCTGATAATCAGTGCAATTGAACTTGTTATGAACCTTGGGAACGATCACGTGCTGACTCAGTACTACACTTAGAAGACAAGCACAAATTGAATCATTTTCTCCTGGCCTACTTATATCCCTGTTGAAGCCCAGAAGATAGTGAGGTTTTTGCTGATCCCATGAACCAGCACATGATGGAAAATTTGAAAAGGTGGAAGAATTATGAGTTCAGGACAACTCTGGAGCTTGCAGCTGTAGAAAGCATAGGGATCACTTTGAGGGACATAAAGCTACATGGGGATTTGGTAAATCCCTTCTTATGTTACTCCCGCAAAATTATATTATCCTACTTAAAAATATTTTGCAGTTATATTTAGCACACAAAGCTTTATTTTGCAAACATTCTGGGTGAATATGCAATTTTAAGTAATGATCTGGAAGTAAAACATTGCCTATTTATACCCCAGTATGACATGATGTGCTCGAGGAAGAGGTGCTGCTTATTTGTTCTATGACTTTTGTTTATGTCTCCATATGCGAGCATGACAAGGTAGTCTGTGCACTGGATTTGTATCCTTGTATCCTGTTAGTGGTAGGAAAATTTTGTACATTGGCATGTTTAGCACAAGATGGAAATGAGAAACTTATATTGTCCATTAACCTATGAAACAAGTGATGATGATTGTTTCATTTTTCCTCAATCATTTGCAGGTTAATTGCTACGTTGTGGGTGAATCTGAAGCTAACTATGTTGATAGTTCAGAATAAGATTGGCTGGGCAGAATATTATTGTTGATTTATACCTCAATTATGTGTCCCTTTGTGCagctttttttattttatttgtccACAATCAATAGCTCATTTCCACTACTTAAAAGATATATATTGGTAATGAGACCATTGTACAAGGTGAATGAATTTCATGTTTTGTCATTATCATTTTATCATATGGTGTAGTGTTTACTATATTTTCTTCttacagtacttggtttatgcatgTTTTAGTGTAAGTGTTCCTTAAGACTTAAGTATTAGCATACTTACCATGTTCATTCTTGTGTACCTGATTTGCAGTCCACCAAAGTATGTGTGAAATATGATGATTTCTAATATCAGAGAGGAGAGCTAAGTAACTTCTCACATTTTCCTTCAAACTCACCACAACTACTGTTGCCAAGATGCCTGTCAATCTAGATACCCCCTCtctttgtatttttttttactCATCACGGGCGTTCTATGCGAAAAATGAAGGCAATGAAGTGTGACTACCTAGCGTATGTTTTGTGGCATATACAATAACAGTCCATTAACAGTTCAGTTAGTGAGTTATTTGATTTATGAAAGGTTTCTCTGGTTGTATATGCATAGACACATTGTTGGGTCTAATGCATGATCTAAGAGGGGGAACCTAAGAACACCCTTGTAGACTGCATGGGACATGTGCTAAGCTACATATAAAAGAGCACTCTTTTAGCACACATGTCAACACAGATTGTTTTTGATGGATTGTTCCTTAAATTTATATATACAACATACATTTCCATATCACAGATTTGTCTTGTGAAGTTTCTATAATTTTTAATCCAACTTATGGTAGAATTATTATTTTTTAGATAAAGGAGCTTAGCCCCAGCCTCtggatcaatagatgcacacggcttgcTTTATTAAACCAAAGTGTCAAATCACCAAAATTCCAACAGTACTTCTTACAttcacggatcagctagagtggatacatgaatcaaccaaaaGAAAATACGGCACACAGAAATGCTAACAACCATCAGCATCCAgttgcatccagtaaccataTCCTTCCACAGCTCCGACGGGAAAAGGAAAGCCCATTATGGTAGAATTATTGTAGTGATCATTGATCCCCTTGTTTGTAGAGGGATTCCAGAGGACTTGCAATTCAAAACAACGAGCCCGAACTAAGGTTTCAAATATAGAAGCAACAAGCTCAACTGAGAGATGGTCCTCTTCGACATTTTTCCTCATGAAAGTAGCATATtataatgaaaataaaaattaCATTTATGTTCATGTTATCGTATTTCTTGAGTTTCATAATTTATTTTTCCTAATGAAAGCATGACATGTTTGAGTAACCCACATTGCATGTCTTTCCCTTGGCTGGTGATGGTTCTCTTAAAATGATGATTACTGATATGTCCTCACTCGCATATATCCTCCAAACAACCATATTTTTCGCTTGTTGCATTCACTCAAACACAACCATAATTTTTTTACTTCTATATCTATATACCAGTGCAGCAGTAAACAAATTTAACgagccgtggcaacgcacgggcattcaactagttttcAATAACGTGTGTGTCCATGATCGGAAAAACCTCGACCAACTATTGATCTTAATGAGCCAGTCATGCACTTGcgaggtactccctccgtcccgggtTCATAGGGCTTGCGTGTATTACTATGTTATCAATTTGGACATATAATGTATCCAATGCAGATTAAGACAGCTCAATAGTAAGGCAGATTAATTTTGAGATGAGGGAGTAATATTTCAGTACATCTAGTAGGCAGATAACAAGGAAGTTTTCACAGCTTCACTACACATCCCGATTATCTGGCAATAATGCTAGACTTACGGGCAGGTTTGTTACGAAAAAAAGTTACGGGCTGATGTGGAGCCATTGGGCTGGACGAGGCTTGCCTGTGCCGCGTTCGTGCGACCATCCGTGCGACGCGAGGCACGGACGGCATCCAGTGATTTGCCTCCCGCACCTCTTTATCTCCAGCTTTCCGTcacaaaaataagaaaaattcCAGAAATACGAACCGTCGGTAACTCCGTATCCATCTACCCGGTGTACCAATTGCTTCTCTTTCCTTCCGCATGTCTCCCCTGTGTGAACTCAAGCTGGAAGAAGCATCAGAAGCTCAGACGTCCGGCGACGTCGAGACCTGTAGGTGCGCTCCCATTCATCGGGCCTCCAGGCACATTCCGTCGACGGATCTCATCGCTCCGTAGCCTTGGAGTTAGAGCTGTGGAGCTTCGACCAAGACGAGGACGCCCGAGCCTCTGTTCCTTCGTCGTCGACCAGTTTCTGGCAACCGCGGCCCCTTGCAAATCAGGCCGGCTGTGGCCTGGGTGGTCTCGCGAGAAGGAAGGCTTCAATCGGAGTAAGCTCTGGTAACAGTTCCCGCGGCGGGTGGATGAGGCCGGCCGCATCTCCGTTCCTCCGCCATAGACCATCCCACCATCCGCGTCCGCGGCGAGGTGGATGGGTGAAGGTGCTCGTACCGGCTCGAAGTCTCACTCCCCCAAGCGCGTCGCCTCGTCCATGGGCAGAAGCAGCAGTGGATCGGTTCAGAAAAATTGAAAATCTCGACTTTGATTCATCATGAAGAGTATGGCCAGATCTCTTACTGTCCGGTCGTGAGATTCATGGACATCATGCCCATGATTACTTGAAGAATCCATTGGCGATTGCTGATGATTGCTGGGTAGATCAATAGGAGTCTGTACGAAGTAAACTGTCACTGTTATTTGGAATTTGCCTGTGTTGATTGATGTGTCTCAGTCTCATGTTTCTCTTTGATTAGAGGGGATCGGATTTTGGCGCGCACCTGGATGTGTTCCCGCGCGATATGATAATTTATTACCTATTTGATGTTTAATTTTAATGCTTTCGCGTGTATTATGGATGGGTATAGGTACAGGAGAGAAGGAATAGATCCAAAGATATGGCCGGCGTTGTATTTGGCCTTGCTCTTTTTTTTATCAGAAAAATCGGATCGGGGAGCGGGAGGCAAATCACTGGATGCCGTCCGTGCCTCGCGTCGCACGGATGGTCGCACCGACGCGGCACAGGCAAGAGGCTTGCCTGCGGCCTGCTCATGCGCCCATCCGTGCGGCCCGATCATTCACTAATCATCCAAGGGTTCCGCTTGCTTTCCTCTCCCACCCGTCCCTTTCCCAGTAAAAAAAGTCGCAAATATATCATCTAAATACATGTCTCGTACATACATACGTCCGTCCGTCGACATCATGACGCGGAGGTCCAATGGTTCATCGGGTGGCGGCGGCCAGTGACGTCCGCCGCACCGGCGAGCAAGGACTCTTTTACGGTGGTGGTGGCTGCCGGCGACGTACACTGCAGTGGCGGGCAACGGGGCAATGACTCTtcgatggtggtggcggcggccggcGATGTCCACCGCACCGGCGGGCTACGGGGTAGAGACACTTCGATAGTGGTGGCGGGCGACATCTATGCCATCGAGAACTGGGACATCGCTCTTGCTTTGATTTCCTTGGACTCTTGCATCCTTCATGAAGATCCCCTTGGTTCCTCACTTCTACAGAACATGCACACGGACATACAAATCCTTCCTAGCTAGGGCATATGCATTAGTCCCAGTAAAATTATGATTTGAAATTTGAATGGCCGAAAAGTGATGTTTGGACGTTGTCCCTCAATCTATTATCTCGATTTTTTCTGATGCGTCTCACGGAACAAGCGTCTCATTGCTGCCGCTGGAGAGCCTGGGGAAGATTGAACTTGGACTCTGTCAAGTGTATGTTAATTTTGCCTCCGGGAACAACGCAAGATCTCGCTAGTCGCCATTCCGTAATTTGATCACAAATGCTAGTATTGGTTATTTGGATGGGTGAGATTAGGCACGGCCATCCACGAGCAAGCATATGCCCTCCCATACAGGAAGTCGGCAACCTTGTTTGGCCAGCGAAGGCGATGAAGTCCCAGCCACGGTGGCACGGCGCCATTATtactcccgccgccggagcgtaGCTTGCAACTCGGTGACGAACTAGCAGCCTCCATGGCTCCATCTTGTCGACTCAGCCTCTCAGGTCGTGTCCCTGTTCTCGATTGCATGGAGGTCGCCGGCCATCAGCATCGAAGAGTTCTTTCCCGCCGGTGAGGTGGGCGTCGCCGGCCGCCGCCACCCGATGACCCATTGGCCCTCAGCGTCGCGGAGGATGTCGACGGACGGACGTACATACGAGACATGTATTAATACGGTATTTGTGACTTTTTTTTACCTAGAAAGGGGTAGGTGGGGGAGCAAAGGAAACGTATCCGTTGGATGATTAGGGAACGATCGCGCCGCACGGATGGGCGCATGAGCAGGCCGCAGGCAAGCCCCGTCCGCATTGTTGATTATCTGGACCCATAATACAATCTTGGTGGCAGGTGACAGGTGTGGACTGCCGGTTAAAATCTCATAAAGTTTGTGGTCTGATGCTAGCTAGAAACAGGCGATCCCTTTAGTTGAGCATCCTGCAGTTCAACCTGACCTCCGTCGGCGTCCCCGCAGCCGGCAGGAGGCCACCCATCTTGACCATCGCCTTGGCAAAGTCGCCGGCAAAGATCTTAGCATTACCGCTGTACTTCCTGACCAGCCCGTCCTGCGAACCGCCGTTGAAGAGCTCCTGGTCCGAGTGCATCAGTCCGCGCTGCGCCACGAGGTTCGTGTAATAGGCATTGTCGAACGTGTCCGGCGTCTGGTCGTCGAACGGCGCGAGGTTGCCGTCCCCGCCGGTCTGCGGGCACGTCTTCTGCCGCGCCGCCGCAAATGTGGCGTTGATGTTCGGCTCGCCGTAGATGCGGCCGCGGAAGAAGAGGCAGCGCGCCCGTCCCACGGTGTGCGCGCCGGAGAGCGCCGTCATCTCGCGCGCCGAGAGCCCCTTGGCCGCGAACGCCGCGACGAGCGACGCGGCGCTGGAGCCGGGGCCCGGAAGGTTGGCGTTGGCCGCGCTCTGGCTTGCCGTCCGCGAGTCCTTCCGGCCCAGCGTCACCTTCCACGTCGGGCCCCTGAGCTGCAGAGTGGCGTCAGTAACACATTGCGACCTGTAAGGTACGTACCACTGGGATGTATACTCACCAAGTTTACGGCATCGCGAGCTGCCAACGCGACGATGTCGGCGCATGAGACTGTGGCCTTGCAGGAGGCCTCGACGCGCGTCTTGATGGCGTCGATCACCTCGTACCCACGGACGGAGTTGGCGTTGGCGCCGGCGTTCTTCTCGCCGGTGAACGTCGGCGTGTCGTCGAGGAGGATCGAGGCGTCACATCCCTGCGCAAGCGTGGTAAT
It includes:
- the LOC127314092 gene encoding peroxidase P7-like — protein: MGLLFARSFVLVTALLVICLLLPCNAKLSNKFYAKTCPNVESIVRAVMAPAVAAEPRMGASIIRLFFHDCFVNGCDASILLDDTPTFTGEKNAGANANSVRGYEVIDAIKTRVEASCKATVSCADIVALAARDAVNLLRGPTWKVTLGRKDSRTASQSAANANLPGPGSSAASLVAAFAAKGLSAREMTALSGAHTVGRARCLFFRGRIYGEPNINATFAAARQKTCPQTGGDGNLAPFDDQTPDTFDNAYYTNLVAQRGLMHSDQELFNGGSQDGLVRKYSGNAKIFAGDFAKAMVKMGGLLPAAGTPTEVRLNCRMLN